In one window of Lentimicrobium sp. L6 DNA:
- a CDS encoding VOC family protein, whose protein sequence is MKRVTGIGGIFFKCQSPDKMKNWYQKHLGLETDAYGTSFEWRHAEDANKKGYTAWSPFKKDSDYFGKADQDYMINYRVENLEALVDELRKEGVEIVDKIDSFEYGKFVHIVDLEGNRIELWEPVDEEYDKILEVRTK, encoded by the coding sequence ATGAAACGAGTAACAGGAATAGGCGGGATTTTCTTTAAATGTCAAAGCCCTGATAAAATGAAGAATTGGTATCAAAAGCATTTGGGTTTAGAAACTGATGCTTATGGAACTAGCTTTGAATGGCGTCATGCGGAGGATGCCAATAAGAAAGGCTATACTGCTTGGAGTCCCTTTAAAAAAGACAGTGATTATTTTGGGAAAGCCGATCAGGATTATATGATCAATTATAGAGTTGAAAATTTAGAAGCTTTAGTTGACGAGCTGCGGAAAGAAGGGGTAGAGATAGTAGACAAGATAGATTCTTTCGAGTACGGAAAGTTTGTTCATATTGTAGATCTAGAAGGCAATAGAATAGAACTATGGGAACCTGTTGATGAAGAGTATGATAAGATTTTGGAAGTGAGGACGAAGTGA